A genomic region of Anaerolineales bacterium contains the following coding sequences:
- a CDS encoding DNA lyase produces the protein MRLWSLHPGHLDARGLTALCREGLLAQRVLQGRTRGYTHHPQLERFREGGEAEALIASYLLAVWQEASQRGYRFDASRIGTPRTSLQLPVTEGQIEYEWRHLLAKLQRRAPAWYAAQQASQPRPHPLFYAVPGPRAAWEREKAG, from the coding sequence ATGCGCCTCTGGTCGCTGCACCCCGGCCATCTGGATGCGCGCGGCCTGACCGCGCTATGCCGCGAGGGGTTGCTGGCGCAGCGCGTGCTGCAAGGGCGCACGCGCGGCTACACCCACCATCCCCAACTCGAGCGCTTCCGCGAGGGCGGCGAGGCAGAGGCGCTGATCGCCAGCTATTTGCTGGCGGTATGGCAGGAGGCTAGCCAGCGCGGCTACCGTTTTGATGCCAGCCGCATCGGCACGCCGCGCACCAGCCTGCAACTCCCCGTGACTGAGGGCCAGATCGAATACGAGTGGCGCCACTTGCTTGCCAAGCTGCAGCGCCGCGCCCCGGCCTGGTATGCCGCGCAGCAAGCCAGCCAACCGCGCCCGCACCCGCTGTTCTATGCCGTGCCTGGCCCGCGGGCCGCCTGGGAGCGCGAAAAGGCGGGATGA
- the tsf gene encoding translation elongation factor Ts produces MEITTELIKELRQATGAGILDCRAALEEAQGDFDKAVDVLRQKGLSKAAKRADREVLNGVVELYSHGDGRVGVMVEVNCETDFVARSEAFRKLAHEIALQIAASSPQWLTEEEVDPAAVEREKEVARNTAKESGKPEASWDKIVEGRVQKFLDESVLLRQGYIRDDSKTIKDMISEGVVATGENIVVHRFARWELGGK; encoded by the coding sequence ATGGAAATTACGACTGAACTGATCAAAGAATTGCGCCAGGCCACCGGCGCTGGAATTTTGGATTGCCGCGCCGCGCTCGAAGAAGCCCAAGGGGATTTCGACAAAGCGGTGGATGTGCTGCGCCAGAAGGGCCTTTCCAAGGCGGCCAAGCGTGCCGACCGCGAAGTGCTCAACGGCGTGGTGGAGCTGTACTCCCACGGTGATGGCCGCGTCGGTGTGATGGTGGAAGTCAACTGCGAGACGGACTTTGTGGCCCGTTCCGAAGCCTTCCGCAAGCTGGCGCACGAGATCGCCCTGCAGATCGCTGCCAGCAGCCCGCAATGGCTGACCGAGGAGGAAGTGGACCCGGCGGCGGTGGAGCGCGAGAAGGAAGTGGCGCGCAACACGGCCAAGGAATCGGGCAAGCCAGAGGCCTCCTGGGACAAGATCGTCGAAGGCCGCGTGCAAAAGTTCCTGGATGAGAGCGTGCTGCTGCGCCAGGGCTACATCCGCGATGACAGCAAGACCATCAAGGACATGATCAGCGAGGGCGTGGTAGCCACGGGCGAAAACATCGTCGTGCACCGCTTTGCCCGCTGGGAGCTGGGCGGCAAGTGA
- the pyrH gene encoding UMP kinase produces the protein MSQLQKSVYSRVLLKLSGEALAGAQGLGIDPLKAEGIAAQVSEVVQMGVQLAIVIGAGNLWRGRSGIERGMERANADYMGMLGTVMNALALMDAIERAKIEVRVQTAIEMRAVAEPYIRRRAIRHLEAGRVVIFGGGIGNPYFSTDTTAALRAMEIGANLVIKGTKVDGVYDSDPKKNPQAKRFEHLTYIDALSQGLGVMDSTAISLCMENHMPIRVLDFWEEGALRKALLGESVGTLVDAGD, from the coding sequence ATGAGCCAATTGCAAAAATCTGTGTATTCGCGTGTGCTGCTCAAGCTGAGTGGGGAAGCCCTGGCCGGCGCGCAGGGCCTGGGGATTGATCCGCTCAAGGCCGAGGGCATCGCTGCCCAGGTCTCCGAAGTGGTGCAAATGGGGGTGCAGTTGGCCATCGTCATCGGCGCCGGCAACCTGTGGCGCGGCCGCAGCGGCATTGAGCGCGGCATGGAGCGCGCCAACGCCGACTATATGGGCATGCTCGGTACGGTGATGAACGCCCTGGCGCTAATGGATGCCATCGAGCGCGCCAAGATCGAAGTGCGTGTGCAAACCGCCATCGAAATGCGCGCCGTGGCCGAACCCTACATCCGCCGGCGCGCCATCCGCCATTTGGAGGCAGGGCGCGTGGTCATCTTCGGCGGCGGGATCGGCAACCCCTATTTCTCCACTGATACCACCGCGGCGCTACGCGCCATGGAGATCGGTGCCAACCTGGTGATCAAAGGCACCAAGGTGGACGGCGTATATGACTCCGACCCCAAGAAGAATCCGCAGGCCAAGCGTTTCGAACACCTCACCTATATCGATGCGCTCAGCCAGGGCCTGGGCGTGATGGATAGCACCGCCATTTCCCTGTGCATGGAAAACCATATGCCCATCCGCGTGCTCGATTTCTGGGAAGAAGGCGCATTGCGCAAAGCGCTGCTCGGCGAATCGGTGGGCACCCTGGTTGACGCCGGGGACTAA
- the rpsB gene encoding 30S ribosomal protein S2 — translation MAPIDMKALLEAGVHFGHRTQKWDPRMKPYIFTERNGIHIIDLQQTVKALEEAYKLVREAVAEGKTIMFVGTKRQAVETIEAEAQRAGMPYVTVRWLGGMLTNWSTMRQRISELDTLERMAQQAPAEGEASSKLKLTKREMLTNSRKAEKLQERFGGIRNMNRVPDLLFVVDVNREETAVREANILGIPVVGLVDTNCNPSVIDYVIPSNDDAIRAIKLMVSYIADAALEGASLRNDKQDAEPAKVEPKTAAPRRREDGEVTELADDALLGEATLAKVAEEQAKEAQKAGSGEAKPAVKKPAAGAPAPKARKPKLKKSDLQGEGEDEAEAEAETETENETETEAPAEAPKETEE, via the coding sequence ATGGCCCCCATTGATATGAAGGCCCTTCTCGAAGCGGGCGTGCACTTCGGGCATCGCACCCAGAAGTGGGATCCGCGCATGAAGCCGTACATCTTTACTGAGCGCAACGGCATCCACATCATTGACCTGCAGCAAACCGTAAAGGCACTCGAAGAAGCCTATAAGCTCGTGCGCGAAGCCGTGGCCGAGGGCAAGACGATCATGTTCGTCGGCACCAAGCGCCAGGCCGTGGAGACGATCGAGGCCGAGGCGCAGCGCGCCGGTATGCCCTACGTCACCGTGCGCTGGCTGGGTGGCATGCTCACCAACTGGAGCACGATGCGCCAGCGCATCAGTGAGCTGGACACCCTGGAGCGCATGGCGCAACAGGCCCCGGCCGAAGGGGAAGCTAGCAGCAAGCTCAAGCTCACCAAGCGTGAGATGCTGACCAATTCGCGCAAGGCGGAGAAGCTGCAAGAGCGCTTTGGTGGCATCCGCAATATGAACCGCGTGCCTGACCTGCTGTTCGTGGTCGACGTCAACCGCGAAGAAACCGCCGTGCGCGAGGCCAACATCCTCGGCATCCCGGTGGTAGGCCTGGTGGACACCAACTGCAATCCCAGCGTGATCGATTATGTGATCCCCTCGAATGATGACGCCATCCGCGCCATCAAACTGATGGTGTCTTACATTGCTGACGCCGCCCTGGAAGGCGCCTCGCTGCGTAACGATAAGCAGGATGCCGAGCCCGCCAAGGTGGAGCCCAAGACGGCCGCCCCGCGCCGCCGCGAAGACGGCGAGGTGACCGAGCTGGCGGATGATGCCCTGCTGGGCGAGGCCACGCTGGCCAAGGTAGCCGAAGAGCAGGCCAAGGAAGCCCAGAAGGCCGGGAGCGGCGAGGCCAAACCCGCCGTCAAGAAACCCGCCGCAGGCGCCCCAGCCCCCAAGGCGCGCAAGCCCAAGCTGAAGAAGTCTGACCTGCAAGGCGAGGGCGAGGACGAAGCTGAAGCTGAGGCTGAAACCGAAACCGAGAATGAGACTGAGACCGAAGCCCCGGCTGAGGCCCCAAAAGAGACTGAAGAATAA